A genomic region of Sciurus carolinensis chromosome 7, mSciCar1.2, whole genome shotgun sequence contains the following coding sequences:
- the LOC124989428 gene encoding putative vomeronasal receptor-like protein 4: MVLNLLKGTTFMFLTGLGSAGNIFVLMNYICFFRRIEKKSIPLILIHLAFTNILMLFTKGTPRTIASSGLQNLLGDVSCKILVYLERVTRGLSISTTSLLTVVQAVTISPRASRWRRLQPRSAQNTLPLLLFFWILNAIISMNLPFYIKHISSLNTSEVSNRYTYCYFVPKNFIIRWIFLALMVLRDATFQGVMGWSSGYMMFLLHKHHQHVLYLQTSKLLYRTPPEMKAAQSVLLLMLCFLFFYWTDCFMTVYSTVSLENDSIALDVQEFLTLGYAILSPFVLIHRDGHLAACCHAH, from the coding sequence ATGGTTCTGAACCTGCTCAAGGGAACGACCTTCATGTTTCTAACAGGActtggcagtgctgggaacaTCTTTGTTCTTATGAACTATATTTGCTTTTTCAGACGTATTGAGAAGAAATCTATACCCCTTATTCTCATCCATTTGGCTTTTACAAATATCCTAATGCTTTTTACCAAAGGAACACCAAGGACAATAGCCAGCTCTGGTTTGCAAAACCTCCTAGGTGATGTAAGCTGTAAGATTCTGGTTTACCTGGAGAGGGTGACCCGTGGCCTGTCCATCAGCACCACCAGTCTCCTCACGGTGGTCCAGGCCGTCACCATCAGTCCCAGAGCCTCCAGGTGgaggaggctgcagcccaggtctgcACAGAACACCCTTCCCTTGTTGCTCTTCTTCTGGATTCTCAATGCCATCATAAGCATGAACTTACCATTTTATATCAAACATATCAGCAGCCTGAACACATCAGAAGTTAGTAACAGGTACACTTACTGTTATTTTGTACCAAAAAACTTTATAATCAGGTGGATTTTTCTTGCTCTCATGGTCCTTCGAGATGCTACATTCCAGGGTGTCATGGGCTGGTCCAGTGGCTATATGATGTTCCTCCTGCACAAGCACCACCAGCATGTCCTCTACCTGCAGACCTCCAAGCTGCTCTACAGAACTCCCCCTGAGATGAAGGCTGCTCAAAGTGTTCTCCTTCTGatgctctgttttctcttcttctattgGACAGATTGTTTTATGACCGTGTATTCAACTGTCTCCCTAGAGAATGACTCCATAGCATTAGATGTTCAAGAGTTTCTGACCCTTGGCTATGCAATCCTTAGCCCCTTTGTGCTGATTCACAGAGATGGACATCTAGCTGCATGCTGTCATGCTCACTGA